A stretch of Phragmites australis chromosome 12, lpPhrAust1.1, whole genome shotgun sequence DNA encodes these proteins:
- the LOC133886769 gene encoding uncharacterized protein LOC133886769 isoform X3 has protein sequence MAEMVSSAVVQEAVSQVLSSIRDKYEGKSNAKEHMERMEMAHIKLEAALETSDKWNVTSAPLLRWRSKLKRAVQECDDTLRRCKQRSQGEEEGTENGVRKLTFPKRIAHTAKSFVSSIFNRGDDELSGSTVRRFEWFADGASEFLRYVELGGTPRQYIFFDPLVRHLLAGKETEYSFVRGDQHLSFFLKSFSPPEHGIEGRLTFFLEDGNAPENNFILGLHFRLSESTDIVRVVVRCLQLFTPHLRSTCETVKTKLTQLPTQDFYWAPYIDSSLQKHWNNLHNIFRKWFRPDPLCCQQHDHRHMQSYAGSNKSSSSEQFPCDIYLEPVTKVFLLGHVPLSPGYNKQRAVVDGETCPLGVQRQRCSTGRPRNVACMQTFPLNSWARSCYPRR, from the exons ATGGcagagatggtgagttccgcagtggtccaGGAGGCAGTTAGCCAAGTCCTATCTAGCATAAGGGACAAGTACGAGGGGAAGTCAAATGCAAAGGAGCACATGGAGAGGATGGAGATGGCGCACATCAAGCTGGAGGCCGCCCTCGAGACATCCGACAAGTGGAACGTCACAAGCGCGCCATTGCTGCGTTGGCGGAGCAAGCTCAAGCGCGCTGTGCAGGAGTGCGACGACACACTGCGGAGGTGCAAGCAGCGCTCTCagggagaagaggaagggaCGGAGAACGGGGTAAGGAAGCTCACCTTTCCTAAACGGATTGCTCACACTGCCAAGTCGTTCGTTTCCTCCATCTTTAATCGCGGCGACGACGAGCTGAGCGGATCCACCGTTCGGCGATTCGAGTGGTTCGCAGACGGTGCTAGCGAGTTTTTGAGATATGTGGAGCTCGGTGGCACACCACGCCAATACATATTCTTCGACCCTCTTGTGCGCCATCTTCTCGCAGGCAAAGAAACAGAGTATAGCTTTGTTCGCGGGGACCAACACCTCTCGTTTTTTCTCAAGTCCTTCAGTCCTCCCGAGCATGGGATAGAGGGTAGGCTGACATTTTTCCTCGAAGATGGTAATGCGCCAGAGAATAATTTCATTCTTGGTCTTCACTTTAGACTTTCCGAGAGTACCGACATAGTTAGGGTTGTAGTCAGATGCCTGCAGCTGTTTACGCCTCACTTGAGGTCCACTTGTGAGACTGTGAAGACAAAGCTCACCCAGCTACCAACGCAAGACTTCTACTGGGCGCCATATATTGATTCAAGCCTTCAGAAACACTGGAACAATCTTCACAACATATTTCGTAAATGGTTTCGGCCAGATCCGCTTTGTTGCCAGCAACATGATCATCGGCACATGCAGAGCTACGCCGGTAGCAACAAAAGCTCATCATCAGAACAATTTCCATGTGATATATACTTGGAACCAGTTACCAAAGTGTTTTTGCTTGGCCACGTCCCACTGTCACCTGGGTACAACAAACAGAGGGCGGTCGTCGACGGCGAAACATGCCCG TTGGGGGTTCAGCGACAGAGATGCTCAACGGGGAGGCCGCGCAACGTGGCTTGTATGCAAACATTTCCTTTGAACAGCTGGGCGAGATCATGCTACCCAAGGCGGTAG
- the LOC133886769 gene encoding uncharacterized protein LOC133886769 isoform X1 → MAEMVSSAVVQEAVSQVLSSIRDKYEGKSNAKEHMERMEMAHIKLEAALETSDKWNVTSAPLLRWRSKLKRAVQECDDTLRRCKQRSQGEEEGTENGVRKLTFPKRIAHTAKSFVSSIFNRGDDELSGSTVRRFEWFADGASEFLRYVELGGTPRQYIFFDPLVRHLLAGKETEYSFVRGDQHLSFFLKSFSPPEHGIEGRLTFFLEDGNAPENNFILGLHFRLSESTDIVRVVVRCLQLFTPHLRSTCETVKTKLTQLPTQDFYWAPYIDSSLQKHWNNLHNIFRKWFRPDPLCCQQHDHRHMQSYAGSNKSSSSEQFPCDIYLEPVTKVFLLGHVPLSPGYNKQRAVVDGETCPVRDVPYLKLGGLFSPHASSEDLLPAVGGSATEMLNGEAAQRGLYANISFEQLGEIMLPKAVDCLCQNAGATSYQMLWKSKHGGAYLRVQKTAWRATSRKGRGRNRLKRWGKGVPRWTGGSLATEFLGSWVAHAPAQLQGSIADWIKKGSVMQFALD, encoded by the coding sequence ATGGcagagatggtgagttccgcagtggtccaGGAGGCAGTTAGCCAAGTCCTATCTAGCATAAGGGACAAGTACGAGGGGAAGTCAAATGCAAAGGAGCACATGGAGAGGATGGAGATGGCGCACATCAAGCTGGAGGCCGCCCTCGAGACATCCGACAAGTGGAACGTCACAAGCGCGCCATTGCTGCGTTGGCGGAGCAAGCTCAAGCGCGCTGTGCAGGAGTGCGACGACACACTGCGGAGGTGCAAGCAGCGCTCTCagggagaagaggaagggaCGGAGAACGGGGTAAGGAAGCTCACCTTTCCTAAACGGATTGCTCACACTGCCAAGTCGTTCGTTTCCTCCATCTTTAATCGCGGCGACGACGAGCTGAGCGGATCCACCGTTCGGCGATTCGAGTGGTTCGCAGACGGTGCTAGCGAGTTTTTGAGATATGTGGAGCTCGGTGGCACACCACGCCAATACATATTCTTCGACCCTCTTGTGCGCCATCTTCTCGCAGGCAAAGAAACAGAGTATAGCTTTGTTCGCGGGGACCAACACCTCTCGTTTTTTCTCAAGTCCTTCAGTCCTCCCGAGCATGGGATAGAGGGTAGGCTGACATTTTTCCTCGAAGATGGTAATGCGCCAGAGAATAATTTCATTCTTGGTCTTCACTTTAGACTTTCCGAGAGTACCGACATAGTTAGGGTTGTAGTCAGATGCCTGCAGCTGTTTACGCCTCACTTGAGGTCCACTTGTGAGACTGTGAAGACAAAGCTCACCCAGCTACCAACGCAAGACTTCTACTGGGCGCCATATATTGATTCAAGCCTTCAGAAACACTGGAACAATCTTCACAACATATTTCGTAAATGGTTTCGGCCAGATCCGCTTTGTTGCCAGCAACATGATCATCGGCACATGCAGAGCTACGCCGGTAGCAACAAAAGCTCATCATCAGAACAATTTCCATGTGATATATACTTGGAACCAGTTACCAAAGTGTTTTTGCTTGGCCACGTCCCACTGTCACCTGGGTACAACAAACAGAGGGCGGTCGTCGACGGCGAAACATGCCCGGTGAGAGATGTTCCATACCTGAAACTGGGAGGACTCTTCTCGCCCCATGCTTCTTCTGAAGATTTGTTGCCTGCAGTTGGGGGTTCAGCGACAGAGATGCTCAACGGGGAGGCCGCGCAACGTGGCTTGTATGCAAACATTTCCTTTGAACAGCTGGGCGAGATCATGCTACCCAAGGCGGTAGATTGCCTTTGCCAGAATGCGGGAGCGACCTCGTATCAGATGCTGTGGAAGTCCAAGCACGGCGGCGCATACCTTCGGGTCCAGAAGACCGCATGGCGAGCAACCAGTCGGAAAGGTAGGGGACGAAACCGTCTGAAACGGTGGGGCAAGGGAGTGCCGAGATGGACAGGTGGAAGTTTAGCCACTGAGTTCCTCGGCTCGTGGGTTGCGCACGCGCCTGCCCAGCTGCAGGGCTCAATCGCAGACTGGATTAAAAAAGGATCCGTAATGCAGTTTGCACTTGATTAG